A stretch of the Marivirga tractuosa DSM 4126 genome encodes the following:
- a CDS encoding BamA/TamA family outer membrane protein — MAICILFFLFATFGAYSQVSIDKDLGKIEVINSPADSLQNRILFLENIQIKGNKKTKKRIITREIDLETNVSYTFKELQELIKLDENKIFNTGLFNTVKAEIEFADKSDNSVNVIFFVEERWYIWPSVIFKLADRNFSDWLFNQDGATDRFEYGFKFDQFNVRGLNEKLSAMAQFGFKRRFAFGYNIPYLNKEQTFGMGLSFSYSELDQIDFTNVENKRLFIDADSIFGDDNSRKIISNTLTSNVFFNYRESYYNTHTMRLTYSRTTILEEVLQFNEDYLGQNRDMEQDFIGLTYIFRRDFRDRNNYPLKGFLIDARLSKIGLGVFNDIDQGSAQALVAYYKPLKYNFSIASSFSGYTSYPRFQPYFNMNGLGFGNNLLKGYELYVIQGQHYAVNKIELKKEIFSVEANLGKLMPLKQFRKVPIAAYFKVFFDQGYVQNNLPETSPTTISPLLSNRYIYSYGAGIDLVTYYDAVLRLEYSINALNETGFFINVKSGI, encoded by the coding sequence ATGGCTATTTGTATTCTTTTTTTTCTGTTTGCTACGTTTGGTGCCTATAGTCAGGTTTCTATTGACAAAGATTTAGGAAAAATAGAAGTTATTAACAGTCCTGCTGATAGTCTGCAAAATCGAATTCTTTTCTTGGAAAATATTCAAATCAAGGGTAATAAAAAAACTAAAAAAAGAATTATTACCAGAGAAATCGATTTAGAAACCAATGTTAGTTATACGTTTAAGGAATTACAAGAGCTCATCAAATTAGATGAAAATAAAATATTTAATACAGGCCTGTTTAATACCGTAAAAGCTGAAATAGAATTTGCAGACAAATCTGATAACAGTGTGAATGTGATCTTCTTTGTGGAAGAAAGATGGTATATATGGCCAAGTGTGATTTTTAAACTGGCAGACAGGAATTTTAGTGACTGGCTTTTTAATCAGGATGGCGCAACTGATCGCTTTGAATATGGCTTTAAGTTTGATCAATTTAATGTAAGGGGGCTTAATGAAAAACTATCCGCTATGGCTCAGTTTGGATTTAAAAGACGTTTTGCATTTGGATACAACATTCCATATCTAAATAAAGAACAAACCTTCGGGATGGGGCTTAGTTTTTCGTACAGTGAACTTGATCAAATAGACTTCACCAATGTTGAGAACAAAAGATTATTTATTGATGCTGATAGTATTTTTGGAGATGATAATAGTAGAAAAATAATTTCAAATACATTAACAAGCAATGTTTTTTTCAATTATCGAGAGTCCTATTATAATACGCATACCATGCGACTGACTTATTCAAGAACCACCATTCTTGAGGAAGTGCTACAGTTCAATGAAGATTATTTAGGACAAAACAGAGACATGGAACAAGATTTTATTGGACTGACTTACATTTTTAGGAGGGATTTCCGAGATAGAAATAATTATCCTTTAAAAGGTTTCTTGATTGACGCTAGGCTATCTAAAATAGGATTAGGGGTATTTAACGACATAGATCAAGGATCCGCACAGGCTTTAGTAGCATATTACAAACCTCTAAAATATAATTTTAGTATTGCATCCTCATTTTCTGGCTATACTAGTTATCCAAGATTTCAGCCTTATTTTAATATGAATGGATTGGGATTTGGAAATAATTTATTGAAAGGCTATGAACTCTATGTTATACAGGGGCAACATTATGCTGTGAATAAAATAGAACTGAAAAAAGAAATATTTTCAGTTGAAGCTAATTTAGGAAAGTTAATGCCCTTAAAGCAATTTAGAAAAGTACCGATAGCAGCCTATTTCAAAGTGTTTTTTGATCAAGGTTATGTTCAAAATAACTTGCCAGAGACTAGTCCTACAACTATTAGTCCGTTATTATCAAATCGATATATTTATAGTTATGGAGCTGGTATAGATCTTGTCACGTACTATGATGCAGTTCTTAGATTAGAATATTCAATAAACGCTTTAAATGAAACAGGCTTTTTTATCAATGTGAAGTCTGGAATTTAA
- a CDS encoding peptidoglycan DD-metalloendopeptidase family protein: MHQKLLSLALLFLTFNVFSQNISSVDSGNYIQSKFICNQENLHKKYFAETQYIKDSLISNGILDIKKENYPDDHILLEWPVAQNINFNEPDYYGISNFVDHNEAYPDQILDYNCGTVSYDLPSGYNHAGVDIFAAPFPWMKMDNNQVVIVAAVAGVIIYKAGSNYDLNCDFSNSESWNAVYVLHEDGSTAWYGHLKKNSLTEKEVGETVSTGEFLGVMGSSGSSTGPHLHFELYNSDDELIDPYVGPCNPSTSTSWWRNQKPYKDPRVLKIMTHIDAPIPYGCVSEEQYNAEINFSPGQNIFLASYLSDQTVGDVLYHRLLSPGGEIFDEWEKEFESNYASSYWYYTRSINNSLPTGKWTYQVVYESQQVLSHNFYIKNEDQKPILSTEQNIEVENDTGYFSIIVSNIGEVGLNISNIETSAGLSADWQGDIAPGESNEILVQMKNNLGDAEFIEIFHNAENSPSIVYVSDQPVSLIQSSITEYDFGEVMVDVYDTLKLPLENPGLETLQIQDVMVPTGFLVNRTSFEIEAQEIDTLEVFFMPTQESVYSGQLKIVSNASNNSEFDVRLLGTGIPNVFLSTEEFLSKEIKLYPNPVRHQFNLNFESINSPICLINIIDKYGKVIANYSIDQKELKKEYKLNVKELSSGTYYLKILGDDNEVYIKRFIKR; the protein is encoded by the coding sequence ATGCATCAAAAACTACTAAGCCTCGCACTTCTTTTTCTTACTTTCAATGTATTTAGTCAAAATATTTCATCGGTTGATTCAGGAAATTATATACAGAGTAAATTTATTTGTAATCAGGAAAATTTACATAAAAAATATTTTGCTGAAACGCAGTACATTAAAGATTCCCTAATCTCGAACGGAATTTTAGACATTAAAAAAGAAAATTATCCAGACGATCATATTTTACTAGAATGGCCAGTTGCCCAGAATATTAACTTTAACGAGCCTGATTATTATGGGATATCCAATTTTGTTGATCATAATGAGGCTTATCCAGACCAAATTCTAGACTACAATTGTGGAACCGTCTCATATGATTTACCAAGCGGATATAATCATGCTGGAGTGGATATTTTTGCGGCTCCATTTCCTTGGATGAAAATGGATAATAATCAAGTAGTGATTGTTGCTGCAGTTGCTGGGGTAATTATTTATAAAGCCGGGAGTAACTATGATTTGAATTGTGACTTTAGTAATTCTGAAAGTTGGAATGCTGTTTATGTGTTACATGAAGATGGTTCAACTGCCTGGTATGGGCATTTGAAGAAAAACTCTCTGACTGAGAAAGAAGTAGGTGAAACAGTTTCTACTGGAGAATTTCTGGGTGTGATGGGAAGTTCAGGATCCTCTACGGGGCCACATTTGCATTTTGAGCTATATAATTCGGATGATGAACTTATTGATCCCTATGTAGGTCCCTGCAATCCATCAACTTCTACCTCTTGGTGGAGAAATCAGAAACCGTACAAAGATCCTAGAGTATTAAAAATAATGACCCATATTGATGCCCCAATTCCTTATGGTTGTGTAAGTGAAGAGCAGTATAATGCAGAAATTAATTTTTCTCCAGGACAAAATATTTTTCTTGCAAGCTATTTGTCTGATCAAACAGTTGGAGATGTACTTTATCATAGGTTACTAAGTCCAGGTGGTGAAATATTTGATGAATGGGAAAAAGAATTTGAGAGTAATTATGCTTCCTCCTATTGGTATTATACACGATCTATTAACAACTCATTACCTACTGGGAAATGGACATATCAAGTAGTTTATGAATCTCAGCAAGTATTATCACACAATTTTTATATAAAAAATGAAGATCAAAAGCCAATTTTGTCAACCGAGCAAAATATTGAAGTAGAAAATGACACTGGATACTTTTCAATAATTGTTAGCAATATAGGAGAAGTGGGGCTGAATATTTCTAATATTGAAACCTCAGCTGGATTATCTGCGGATTGGCAGGGCGATATAGCGCCTGGTGAATCAAATGAAATATTGGTTCAGATGAAAAACAATTTGGGTGATGCAGAATTTATTGAGATATTTCATAATGCAGAAAATAGTCCTTCAATTGTTTATGTCTCAGATCAACCAGTTTCCTTAATTCAATCGAGTATTACTGAATACGATTTTGGTGAAGTTATGGTGGATGTGTATGATACTTTAAAACTTCCACTAGAGAATCCAGGATTAGAAACTCTTCAAATCCAAGATGTAATGGTACCAACAGGCTTTCTTGTCAATAGAACAAGTTTCGAAATTGAAGCACAAGAAATAGATACTTTAGAAGTGTTTTTTATGCCAACACAGGAAAGTGTTTATAGTGGGCAATTGAAAATTGTATCAAACGCATCTAATAATAGCGAGTTTGATGTTAGATTATTGGGTACAGGAATTCCTAACGTATTTTTGTCTACTGAAGAATTTCTTAGTAAAGAAATTAAATTGTATCCAAATCCAGTAAGACATCAATTTAATCTAAATTTTGAATCAATTAATTCGCCAATTTGTTTGATCAATATCATTGACAAATACGGGAAGGTAATTGCAAATTATTCGATAGATCAAAAAGAGTTGAAAAAAGAGTATAAGCTAAATGTTAAAGAGTTGTCTTCAGGAACGTATTATTTGAAGATATTGGGAGACGATAATGAAGTTTATATAAAAAGATTTATCAAAAGATAA
- a CDS encoding helix-hairpin-helix domain-containing protein, translated as MSFHSFAQDQELDLEDFIESNFSVQDENTNYEDIYEALFQLYQSPIDLNKANRQDLQSLLLLSNIQISEFLDHRAKNGDLLSIYELQAISEFDLKTIYEILPFVSVRETGLQADNRPLLQRILNEENNYLIIRSDRTLEEKRGYVSSDERERQYLGDPYRLYTRFRVKHTDDFSIGFTTEKDAGEQFKWDPTKDQYGMDFWSFHAQLENQGRLKNIVLGDYQLQFGQSLLFGAGFAIGKGSQTVATARRSNLGVLPYTSVLETNFFRGFATTLELNDYLDLTTFYSYNPINGNVQLDSAQSAEEFFSSIRLTGFHRTESEIAGKNAIEAQNFGGNLLFNTKRENLNIGLNYIHTIYDRPFFRQPNKYNQFEFGGTQNQNYGLFANYYWRNFHLFGEGAVSTSGGVGAIGGFIASITPSLQTSFVVRNYDRDFHTFYGTAFGESTRNINENGVYWGMKFQPFKKLTFSGYYDRFNFPWLRFRADGPSKGNEFLGRVAYSFNRQIKLYAQARVENKERNVAMDANPNLYGLTNAEKRNYILNLDVRPKGIVSLKTRAQFSEFLFDGDYSNGMALIQDINFDFGRFRLSTRYSIFDTDNFENRQYVYEKDVLYAFSIPAYQYTGSRSYALLQYKFSKKLQIWARYAQFRYVDRFTVGTGNEKIEGDKRSEVKVQMMVRF; from the coding sequence ATGTCTTTTCATTCTTTTGCACAGGATCAAGAACTTGATCTGGAAGATTTTATAGAAAGTAATTTCTCTGTCCAGGATGAAAACACTAATTATGAAGATATATACGAAGCCTTATTTCAACTCTATCAATCTCCAATAGACTTAAACAAAGCCAATCGCCAAGATTTACAATCATTGCTGTTGCTTTCGAATATCCAAATCAGTGAATTTTTAGATCATAGGGCCAAGAATGGTGATTTGTTAAGTATTTACGAATTACAAGCTATTTCTGAGTTTGACCTCAAAACCATTTATGAAATTCTTCCATTTGTTTCTGTGCGAGAGACTGGTTTGCAAGCTGATAATCGCCCTTTACTACAAAGGATTTTAAATGAAGAGAATAACTATTTGATCATTAGATCAGATAGGACTTTGGAAGAAAAGCGTGGCTATGTTTCTTCCGATGAAAGAGAAAGGCAGTATTTGGGAGATCCGTACAGGCTTTACACTCGCTTTAGAGTAAAGCATACCGATGATTTTAGCATAGGATTCACCACAGAAAAAGATGCTGGTGAACAGTTTAAATGGGATCCAACCAAGGACCAATATGGTATGGATTTTTGGTCTTTTCATGCACAATTGGAAAATCAGGGGAGACTAAAAAATATAGTTTTAGGAGATTATCAGTTGCAATTTGGGCAATCTTTGTTATTTGGAGCAGGTTTTGCCATCGGGAAGGGAAGTCAAACTGTTGCTACTGCAAGAAGAAGTAATTTGGGGGTGCTTCCTTATACCTCCGTTTTGGAAACCAACTTTTTTAGAGGGTTTGCGACTACACTTGAGTTAAATGATTATCTGGATTTAACAACTTTCTATAGCTACAATCCGATCAATGGAAATGTACAGCTGGATTCTGCTCAAAGCGCGGAAGAATTTTTTTCTTCCATCAGGCTTACAGGTTTCCATAGAACTGAGTCAGAAATAGCAGGAAAAAATGCAATCGAAGCACAAAATTTTGGAGGAAACTTATTGTTCAATACTAAAAGAGAGAATCTCAATATTGGCTTAAATTATATTCATACCATTTACGATAGACCCTTTTTCCGTCAACCTAATAAATATAATCAATTTGAATTTGGAGGTACCCAAAATCAGAATTACGGTTTATTTGCTAATTATTATTGGCGTAATTTCCATTTGTTCGGGGAGGGAGCGGTAAGCACATCCGGTGGGGTTGGTGCAATAGGTGGGTTTATCGCTTCCATTACTCCAAGTTTGCAGACCAGTTTTGTTGTCAGAAATTATGACAGGGATTTCCATACATTTTATGGAACAGCATTTGGTGAAAGCACCCGAAATATTAATGAAAATGGAGTCTATTGGGGGATGAAATTCCAGCCATTTAAAAAGCTGACTTTTTCAGGATATTACGACCGCTTTAATTTCCCTTGGTTAAGGTTTAGGGCTGATGGACCATCAAAAGGTAATGAATTTTTAGGAAGAGTAGCTTACAGTTTTAACAGACAGATAAAATTGTATGCACAAGCTAGAGTAGAAAATAAAGAGAGAAATGTGGCAATGGATGCTAACCCAAATTTATATGGATTGACTAATGCAGAAAAGAGAAATTATATCCTAAATTTAGATGTCCGCCCGAAAGGAATAGTGTCTTTAAAAACCAGAGCCCAGTTCAGTGAATTTCTATTTGATGGCGATTATTCAAATGGCATGGCATTAATCCAAGACATTAATTTTGACTTTGGAAGATTCCGATTGAGCACACGCTATTCCATTTTTGACACGGACAATTTCGAAAATCGACAGTATGTTTATGAAAAAGATGTTTTATATGCATTTTCAATTCCAGCTTATCAGTATACAGGAAGTCGCTCTTATGCATTATTACAGTATAAATTCTCAAAAAAGCTCCAAATATGGGCGAGATATGCTCAGTTTCGATATGTAGATCGGTTTACAGTTGGAACTGGTAATGAAAAGATTGAAGGGGATAAAAGATCTGAAGTGAAAGTGCAGATGATGGTGAGATTTTGA
- the yidD gene encoding membrane protein insertion efficiency factor YidD codes for MKRLNKEKLTKTIRKVAIWPVLFYQYGISPLFPASCRFTPTCSEYTKQAILKYGLLKGSKLSAKRISKCHPWGGSGYDPVP; via the coding sequence TTGAAAAGACTCAATAAAGAAAAACTTACAAAAACCATACGAAAAGTTGCCATCTGGCCCGTATTATTTTATCAGTATGGTATTTCACCTCTCTTCCCAGCTTCATGCCGATTCACCCCTACCTGTTCAGAATATACCAAACAGGCAATTTTAAAATATGGTTTGCTAAAAGGTTCGAAATTATCAGCTAAACGGATTTCTAAATGTCATCCTTGGGGTGGATCGGGCTATGATCCAGTTCCTTAA
- a CDS encoding PorV/PorQ family protein — protein MKLFNQILPILLLFAFQINAQSIYSPVSSRVIGLGDAAVTMDGYWASFQNTAGITNTESFEVGATYENRFGMLGMDLMAAGLTAKLPFGYASLSVFRFGDEIYNEHKIALGYATKLGIIKLGGRLNYLQYQVQDFGTQETLSIDFGGIASITPQLLVGAQALNITQSSLNVEAEHGVPTLLKLGVSYRPRNYFMLNAEIEKDIVRPALLKLGAEYNFLEKFYLRTGVNSGSFQSFYGLGFKCLSIQWDYALSNHAEMGFSHSISMQYRIKNR, from the coding sequence ATGAAATTATTCAACCAAATACTCCCCATTTTATTGCTTTTCGCTTTTCAAATTAATGCACAATCTATTTATTCGCCTGTATCGAGTCGGGTAATTGGGTTGGGCGATGCCGCTGTCACCATGGATGGCTATTGGGCTTCATTTCAAAACACTGCTGGAATAACAAATACTGAAAGTTTTGAGGTAGGGGCCACTTATGAAAACCGATTTGGTATGCTGGGAATGGATTTAATGGCAGCGGGTTTGACTGCTAAATTGCCCTTTGGATATGCTTCATTAAGTGTTTTTCGCTTTGGTGACGAGATCTATAACGAACATAAAATTGCCCTTGGATATGCTACAAAGCTTGGCATTATCAAATTAGGAGGTAGGCTTAATTATCTTCAATATCAAGTCCAAGATTTTGGGACTCAAGAAACTTTGTCCATTGATTTTGGGGGAATTGCTTCCATAACTCCCCAACTATTAGTGGGGGCACAAGCCTTAAATATTACTCAATCAAGCCTAAATGTTGAAGCTGAGCATGGAGTACCCACACTTTTGAAACTTGGTGTTTCTTACCGACCAAGAAATTATTTTATGCTGAATGCAGAAATAGAGAAAGATATTGTAAGACCTGCCCTGCTTAAATTAGGTGCAGAGTACAATTTTCTAGAGAAGTTTTATCTTAGAACAGGTGTGAATAGTGGCTCATTTCAGTCGTTTTATGGTCTGGGATTTAAGTGTTTAAGTATTCAATGGGATTATGCTTTAAGTAATCATGCGGAAATGGGGTTCTCTCATAGTATTTCAATGCAATATAGAATTAAGAACAGATGA
- a CDS encoding toxin-antitoxin system YwqK family antitoxin — MKNYKKYWICAIILTSFHYHLLAQIDSLLYETGELKAVGNRQNGIKEGEWKFYYPNGEINSIENYEKGELQGVIKSFYPSGQITSEEHWTKGNLQGISIYYYKNGQVEKTGNYLNSSYHGQWEFFYKNGKLRHIGNYDKGIPNGPWQFFNKSGQIIQAGDYKNGNEEGIWQYFDDKGRKTYEGQYENGERIGDWYYFNRFGKKKKVDKSELD, encoded by the coding sequence GTGAAAAATTATAAAAAATATTGGATATGCGCAATTATATTAACAAGCTTTCATTATCATCTCCTGGCACAAATTGATTCACTATTATATGAAACTGGTGAATTAAAAGCTGTCGGAAATCGGCAAAATGGGATTAAAGAAGGAGAGTGGAAATTTTATTATCCCAATGGCGAAATAAACTCAATTGAAAATTACGAAAAAGGAGAATTGCAAGGGGTTATAAAGAGCTTTTATCCAAGCGGACAAATAACTTCAGAAGAGCACTGGACTAAAGGAAATCTCCAAGGAATATCCATTTACTATTATAAAAATGGTCAGGTGGAAAAAACAGGAAATTACTTGAATAGCAGCTATCATGGGCAGTGGGAATTTTTCTACAAAAATGGAAAACTTCGACACATCGGGAATTATGACAAAGGTATTCCCAATGGACCTTGGCAATTTTTCAATAAATCAGGTCAAATCATTCAAGCAGGTGATTACAAAAATGGAAATGAGGAAGGGATTTGGCAATATTTTGATGACAAAGGTCGAAAAACGTATGAAGGCCAATATGAAAATGGAGAAAGAATAGGAGATTGGTATTATTTCAATCGATTTGGAAAAAAGAAAAAAGTGGATAAATCAGAATTAGATTAA
- the lgt gene encoding prolipoprotein diacylglyceryl transferase, with protein sequence MLSYIVWSPKPYIVDLGFTELRWYGLLFALGFIISQQVMFHIFKKEGKKERQVEVLTLYMVLAVIIGARLGHVLFYEPARYLSNPIDILKVWEGGLASHGGAAGILIALYLFAKKYNDISYLWILDRIVIVVAITGALIRTGNFMNSEIIGEPTDKAYGVVFGREVELRLNYLTTAIEEVEVERAKSSATLESMPEGDFEYPVKLTVSFNDKNKLEDVKRFTETQMLSKLQESTISQHIEFSSNTKFEYNEKGGFIYATTYGNGVPRHAAQLYEAISCVFIFLLLFYLWNKNRSGLADGRLFGIFLIACFGLRFLYEFIKENQVAFEDGLALNMGQWLSIPLVLAGIYFIVQSIRAEKRI encoded by the coding sequence ATGCTTAGCTATATAGTGTGGTCACCCAAACCTTATATTGTGGATTTGGGATTTACTGAATTAAGGTGGTACGGTTTACTTTTTGCCTTGGGCTTCATCATCTCACAGCAGGTGATGTTTCACATCTTCAAAAAAGAAGGTAAAAAAGAGAGACAGGTTGAGGTGCTAACCTTGTACATGGTGTTGGCTGTAATTATAGGGGCCAGATTAGGTCATGTTTTATTTTATGAACCAGCACGATACCTCAGCAATCCTATCGATATTTTAAAAGTTTGGGAAGGCGGGCTAGCTAGTCATGGTGGGGCTGCTGGAATTCTTATAGCACTTTATTTATTTGCAAAAAAATATAATGACATAAGTTATTTATGGATATTGGATAGAATAGTGATTGTGGTGGCAATTACGGGTGCTTTAATTAGAACTGGTAATTTCATGAATTCAGAAATTATAGGAGAACCAACCGATAAAGCCTATGGTGTCGTGTTTGGTCGTGAGGTAGAGCTTCGATTAAACTACCTAACTACTGCAATAGAAGAGGTAGAGGTGGAAAGAGCGAAATCTTCTGCTACGTTAGAAAGTATGCCTGAAGGTGACTTTGAATATCCTGTTAAGTTGACTGTATCTTTTAATGATAAGAACAAATTGGAAGATGTTAAGAGATTTACAGAAACGCAAATGCTGAGTAAATTGCAAGAATCAACCATTAGTCAGCATATTGAGTTTTCAAGCAATACCAAATTTGAATATAACGAAAAAGGTGGCTTTATTTATGCCACAACCTATGGAAATGGTGTTCCAAGACACGCTGCTCAATTATACGAAGCAATTTCGTGTGTTTTTATATTTTTGCTTTTGTTTTATTTGTGGAATAAAAATAGAAGTGGATTGGCAGATGGTAGACTTTTTGGTATCTTCCTGATCGCATGTTTTGGTTTAAGGTTTCTATATGAGTTCATAAAAGAAAATCAGGTTGCTTTTGAAGACGGACTAGCATTAAATATGGGGCAGTGGCTAAGCATCCCATTAGTGTTGGCAGGTATTTATTTTATCGTTCAGTCAATTAGGGCTGAGAAAAGAATTTAA